One Urocitellus parryii isolate mUroPar1 chromosome 9, mUroPar1.hap1, whole genome shotgun sequence DNA segment encodes these proteins:
- the LOC144256961 gene encoding cytochrome P450 3A9-like gives MGLIPNFSMETWALLGISLVLLYLYGTYSHGLFKKLGIPGPTPLPLFGTLLHYHKGFWQYDVQCHEKYGKMWGLYDGPQPVLVITDPEMIKTVLVKEHYSVFTNHPVVLPLGFVQKALFAARDEEWKRLRVLLSPVFSSGKLKEMIPIINQNGDALVKYLSQEVKKGKPVTVKEILGSYNMDVIISTSFGVNVNSLNNPQDPFVNKAKKVLGSDVFRPIFLIIMIFPFLRPVFQALNVYRFSKSALDFFKNAVMRMKQKRLENKEKHRIDFLQLMIDSQNSQDKEPYQGLSDLEIAAQSIIFILAGYETTSSTLSFIMYLLATHPDVQKKLHQEIDETLPNKAPVTYDVLFEMKYLDMVVKETLRLYPIIERIERVCKKDVELNGVLIPKGTNVAIPIYCLHQNSTYWPEPEKFYPERFSKKNKDSINPYVYMPFGNGPRNCIGMRFALMSMKLALIRLLQNFSFHPCKETQIPLKLRKTPFLQPEKPIVLKVVSRDEPGK, from the exons ATGGGTCTGATCCCAAACTTTTCCATGGAAACCTGGGCTCTCCTGGGAATCAGCCTGGTGCTCCTCTACCT ATATGGAACCTATTCTCATGGGCTATTTAAGAAGCTGGGAATACCTGGGCCAACACCTCTGCCTTTATTTGGAACTCTTCTGCACTACCACAAG GGTTTTTGGCAGTATGATGTCCAATGTCATGAAAAGTATGGGAAAATGTGGGG ATTGTATGATGGTCCACAGCCTGTGTTGGTTATTACGGATCCAGAGATGATCAAAACAGTTCTGGTGAAAGaacattattctgtttttacaAATCATCCG GTAGTTTTGCCATTGGGATTTGTGCAAAAAGCTCTCTTTGCAGCAAGGGATGAAGAGTGGAAGAGACTTCGAGTCTTGCTGTCGCCAGTGTTCTCCAGTGGGAAACTCAAGGAG ATGATCCCCATCATTAACCAAAATGGAGACGCATTGGTGAAGTACCTGAGCCAGGAAGTGAAGAAAGGCAAGCCTGTCACTGTGAAAGA AATTTTGGGGAGCTACAACATGGACGTGATCATTAGCACATCTTTTGGAGTTAATGTCAATTCCCTCAACAATCCACAAGATCCATTTGTGAATAAAGCCAAGAAGGTCCTTGGTTCAGATGTCTTCCGtccaatttttcttataatta TGATATTTCCATTCCTTAGACCAGTGTTTCAAGCATTAAATGTCTACAGGTTTTCAAAAAGTgctctggatttttttaaaaatgctgtaatGAGGATGAAACAAAAACgcctagaaaataaagaaaag CACCGCATTGATTTTCTCCAGTTAATGATTGATTCCCAGAATTCCCAAGACAAGGAGCCCTACCAAG GTCTATCTGATCTGGAGATTGCAGCCCAGTCTATTATCTTTATCTTGGCTGGCTATGAAACCACTAGCAGCACTCTTTCATTTATTATGTATCTACTGGCCACCCACCCTGATGTCCAGAAGAAGCTTCATCAGGAGATTGATGAGACTTTGCCCAATAAG GCACCTGTTACATACGATGTACTATTTGAGATGAAGTATCTGGACATGGTGGTGAAGGAAACTCTCAGATTATATCCAATTATTGAGAGAATTGAGAGAGTCTGTAAAAAAGATGTTGAACTCAATGGGGTGCTCATTCCCAAAGGAACAAACGTGGCTATACCAATATATTGTCTTCATCAAAACTCCACGTACTGGCCAGAACCTGAAAAGTTCTACCCTGAAAG GTTCAGTAAGAAGAACAAGGACAGCATCAATCCTTACGTATACATGCCCTTTGGAAATGGACCCAGAAACTGCATTGGCATGAGGTTTGCTCTCATGAGCATGAAACTTGCTCTCATCAGATTACTGCAGAACTTCTCCTTCCATCCTTGCAAGGAAACACAG ATTCCTCTGAAATTAAGGAAGACACCATTTCTTCAACCAGAAAAACCCATTGTTCTAAAGGTTGTGTCAAGAGATGAGCCTGGAAAGTAG
- the LOC144256868 gene encoding olfactory receptor 2AE1-like, which translates to MWLRNQTSLADFILEGLFNDSPTHLFLFCLTMVVYLVALSGNTLTILLICVDRGLHTPMYFLLSQLSLMDLMHICTTISKMATNYLSGSKSISFLGCATQHFLYLSLGGAECLLLALMSCDRYVAICHPLHYTVLMSRKVALMMALTSWLGASLNSLIHTVILMHFPFCGSRKMYHFYCEYPAVVKLVYGDVTVYETTVYICSIVLLLLPIILVSTSYVFILHSVIEMRSAGSKRNAFATCSSHFIVVSLWFGACIFSYMRPRSQHTPLQDKVGSVFYSIITPTLNPLIYTLWNKDVAKALRRVLRRGIITQ; encoded by the coding sequence ATGTGGCTGAGGAATCAGACGTCTCTGGCAGACTTCATCCTTGAAGGGCTCTTCAATGACTCCCCGACccaccttttccttttctgcctgACCATGGTGGTCTACCTTGTTGCACTGAGTGGCAACACCCTCACCATTCTCCTCATCTGTGTGGATCGTGGGcttcacacccccatgtacttcctgCTCAGCCAGCTCTCCCTCATGGACCTGATGCACATCTGCACAACCATCTCCAAGATGGCTACCAACTACCTGTCTGGCAGCAAGTCCATCTCCTTCCTGGGCTGTGCCACCCAGCACTTCCTCTATTTGTCTCTGGGTGGTGCTGAGTGTCTTCTGCTAGCTCTCATGTCCTGTGACAGGTATGTTGCCATCTGTCATCCTCTGCATTACACTGTGCTCATGAGCAGGAAGGTGGCACTGATGATGGCCCTCACCTCATGGTTGGGGGCATCTCTGAACTCCCTAATTCACACAGTCATCTTGATGCACTTTCCCTTCTGTGGATCTCGGAAAATGTACCACTTCTACTGTGAGTATCCAGCTGTTGTGAAGTTGGTATATGGTGATGTCACCGTCTATGAGACCACAGTGTATATCTGTAGCATcgtgcttctcctcctccccatcatCCTGGTTTCTACATCCTATGTCTTCATCCTGCACAGTGTCATAGAGATGCGTTCAGCTGGGAGTAAAAGAAATGCTTTTGCCACTTGTAGCTCCCACTTCATTGTGGTCTCTCTCTGGTTTGGTGCCTGCATCTTCTCATACATGAGGCCCAGGTCCCAGCACACTCCACTGCAAGACAAAGTTGGTTCTGTGTTCTATAGCATCATTACTCCCACACTGAATCCTCTGATTTATACTCTCTGGAATAAGGATGTAGCTAAGGCTCTGAGGAGAGTGTTGAGGAGAGGTATTATCACCCAATGA